In the genome of Tsukamurella tyrosinosolvens, one region contains:
- a CDS encoding MarR family winged helix-turn-helix transcriptional regulator, whose translation MARGQSTATDSLAIVDPGPDARIHLLARRVGVLVADLLLDEVHQYDPRLRTGHMRVLALIESSPVRIVDVAAQLGTTKQTVAPTVDELVSWGFVARAVDENDRRARILTLTPAGEELTEAMLGRSIALDEEWGRLLGADVEVCRSALWRIIESQRAPRDREVS comes from the coding sequence ATGGCCAGGGGACAGTCCACCGCGACCGATTCGCTCGCGATCGTCGATCCGGGGCCCGACGCGCGTATCCACCTCCTCGCGCGCCGGGTGGGCGTGCTCGTCGCGGACCTGCTCCTCGACGAGGTCCACCAGTACGACCCCCGGCTGCGCACCGGACACATGCGGGTGCTCGCGCTCATCGAATCGTCACCCGTGCGGATCGTCGATGTCGCGGCCCAGCTCGGAACGACCAAGCAGACGGTGGCGCCCACCGTCGACGAGCTCGTCTCCTGGGGTTTCGTCGCCCGCGCGGTCGACGAGAACGACCGGCGGGCGCGCATCCTCACCCTGACGCCCGCGGGGGAGGAGCTCACCGAGGCGATGCTCGGCCGGTCCATCGCACTGGACGAGGAGTGGGGACGCCTGCTGGGCGCCGATGTCGAGGTGTGCCGCTCGGCGCTGTGGCGGATCATCGAGTCGCAGCGAGCACCGCGCGACCGGGAGGTCAGTTGA